One region of Sulfurimonas sp. C5 genomic DNA includes:
- the der gene encoding ribosome biogenesis GTPase Der yields MKKIAIIGRPNVGKSSLFNRLVKKRDAITSDMAGTTRDIKRKVAIIKDKQAQLLDTGGLDKGCELFDKIKEMSLKAAYAADIILYMVDGKGLPEEEDKKLFYELQTLGKDVALVVNKIDNDKMKEKLWEYYEFGTDAIFGISVAHNRNTVELLEWVYDKLPDEDKIVEEDENDTVHNEDDEELSDEEFFAQYEHDDEEDGFYYWDEEDGEEIFEDDSIFAENDNIKEYNPEDDNHIKVAIIGRTNVGKSSLLNALLHEERSVVSSVSGTTIDPIDETITYQDKQITFVDTAGLRRRGKIVGIEKYALLRTKEMLENANMALVVLDASQPFLDLDEKIAGLVDSNRLSAIIVLNKWDISDKQKHDEIIKEVRDRFKFLAYAPIITLSAQSGQRVDKLYDMILSINENYTQRISTSQLNEVLQRALRRHTLPSVSGQVIRIYYATQYETRPPKIALIMNRPKGLHFTYRRYLANKFREAFNFEGTPLLFKAKKKGER; encoded by the coding sequence ATGAAAAAAATCGCTATTATCGGTCGTCCAAACGTCGGAAAAAGTTCACTGTTTAACCGTCTTGTTAAAAAGCGTGACGCTATTACATCCGACATGGCCGGAACTACAAGAGATATTAAAAGAAAAGTAGCGATCATCAAAGATAAGCAAGCTCAACTATTAGATACAGGTGGACTTGATAAAGGGTGTGAGCTGTTTGACAAAATTAAAGAGATGAGTTTAAAAGCTGCCTATGCTGCAGATATTATCCTTTACATGGTTGATGGAAAAGGCCTGCCGGAAGAGGAAGACAAAAAACTTTTTTATGAACTGCAAACACTTGGTAAAGATGTAGCTCTTGTTGTCAATAAAATCGATAATGATAAAATGAAAGAAAAGCTCTGGGAATACTATGAGTTTGGAACAGATGCAATATTTGGTATTTCTGTCGCACATAACAGAAACACTGTAGAACTTTTAGAGTGGGTGTATGACAAACTTCCTGATGAAGACAAAATTGTAGAGGAAGATGAAAATGATACAGTTCATAACGAAGATGATGAAGAACTAAGTGATGAAGAGTTCTTTGCACAGTATGAACATGATGATGAAGAGGACGGCTTCTATTATTGGGATGAAGAAGATGGTGAAGAGATCTTTGAAGATGACTCTATCTTTGCAGAAAACGATAATATAAAAGAATACAATCCTGAAGATGACAACCATATCAAAGTTGCTATTATCGGTCGTACAAACGTTGGAAAAAGTTCACTTTTAAATGCTCTTTTACACGAAGAACGCTCAGTTGTAAGCAGTGTCTCCGGTACTACAATCGATCCGATTGATGAGACTATCACTTACCAGGACAAACAAATCACATTTGTGGACACAGCAGGTCTACGCCGCCGCGGAAAAATCGTGGGGATTGAAAAATACGCACTTCTCCGTACAAAAGAGATGCTGGAAAATGCAAATATGGCTTTAGTAGTTCTCGATGCGAGTCAACCGTTTTTAGATCTCGATGAAAAAATTGCAGGACTAGTTGATTCAAACCGTTTATCAGCTATTATCGTTTTAAACAAATGGGATATATCAGATAAACAAAAACATGACGAGATTATTAAAGAGGTGCGTGACAGATTTAAATTCTTAGCATATGCACCTATTATTACACTCTCGGCACAATCTGGTCAAAGAGTTGATAAGCTTTACGACATGATCCTCTCAATTAATGAAAACTATACACAAAGAATCTCTACTTCACAGCTTAATGAAGTACTTCAACGTGCACTTCGCCGCCATACACTGCCAAGTGTTAGCGGACAGGTTATTCGTATTTACTATGCTACACAATACGAAACAAGACCACCGAAAATTGCATTGATTATGAACAGACCGAAAGGGCTCCATTTTACATATAGAAGATATTTGGCAAATAAATTTAGAGAAGCGTTTAATTTCGAAGGGACTCCACTTCTGTTTAAAGC